A genomic region of Candidatus Ancaeobacter aquaticus contains the following coding sequences:
- a CDS encoding glycosyltransferase: MRLFCFVRNNGFVKVIALAVTMVFLCQNIAWASPDYRLQTTDHRPQIEREKLATKSLLKYLEKYTNGGQELVIKSTALDEFLKDEKTRESIFKEKKFPALPPELEEFLGDFFKVDGHLRFDDEKGIASLPVILGDKAMYLTFFKDPQNARPIPEIQLKAKDIPIVQERAYRLELMDRVTTLSKIAYAQIDLDQVEVGAFDVLVDDYRLFAAREHGEAGVEEPLYLMIEDGIERLEKKDPAVAKVMRERIELTDPRDEDALRYLSEDIQWFLAHERSYYRSSEEPRVSFVILHYGRKPDDTLRLLKNLSLQTYKNFDVIIVDNNSPDNFSGHYTEADLAKKLGRPADHVKLISNKVNLGYTGGNNQASREALKRESDYIFYINNDAMIEKDCLEKMLDIVKDRDEIGAVQPSLYVYKDDKDVETLAETGVLTGTSRETARIKAENYANSLLVRDGRGLVSGTSNLYYKEPTMLGTAQLVRSDMIRLSGGFDTRFHTFADEGDIGYSYWKTGLKKALISDIYLAHPQFESAVNFRSQYLIWKNYLLLSQKYYHRGPIGREIATPETTLKNFFNPDTERVRSYLKNLIGHDDFMFIGVFKGISDGLLDSFAPTRENEILNENERIREYAVEFSKISDPLIVLKRLFAESDPYQNRLMIFALHQYRDMMKFDSTLDEWLKIQLQAILYFYIDQWKEWVMSVEQKPADIAKIRANFAHDIMHVMDEYPKMIEQLEAGDVKKITGLIGAKAYEMEEAINMLKNPISDDNGKPVLFVMYEGKDRMVLSPVTKAERRKGRGPGRPKEPLKGTVKKPKKTPAKVEKEAKLTEEKTKLDKAKTAEEVDSKTQVMRSDFPIVIDVYDPKEVEVLVKFHDKGVGRFVWDRRNVPTLDGVEVNFQDIAESIEVMVRPIEKDQRHENVCTYSYGNFLNNDWFVIYDGSTRRLLHRLGEPVYERKYTMVVVWNDGRKTGEEVRFQPGKNKGEVKVYLIGEIGDQSSKIKSAFFGQRLVHKGNPVGLEENNLYNQFDDLYHLFFLPQFVEVVEGRNKYGDAIGHDELFVDFPGERNPVDRTLLRDVLANDGYMDLDLTAYLAKYTLQKIKDNALATRGYKEKEGPGELNVGEYRIVNNRLQVRLIRGKNPQNLIGITESGKVVMMDFTGDKSIGVGYTIEELQSKAIEESRRLEDPLQEVFLLANSRDVVKRINGKVIERESAANPRSKQTALIVVAELAEAGVKTEIPIPTPDNFLERLQMFIEKYNKGNLPSITAIGDIHGNDKKLDKILKYQKIYSQERRDEQVVFMGDYINRDPDGLKVMRRVRGLVEADKAVALMGNHEPMFITAILGKDVKSAIPGVSFSVFEQWIFTGGGKVIEELGGDIGEIGKNLHNLVLDYWKACDLEGKEKVSKLKSQLMKKIKKNRDDIRDNKRLQEEAMWMLKNLKLYHIDENLTFYIHASVGPIDQDGNLLFTYNGKEGFEALSEYQKKLEKIQEALKDKEDLRDHSDIVEFISSPQFISNDLVSQHWWFEKLFMPGKIEPGETRKVFSKEEVKPEWVNDKAVDNLLRQLGALRIVYGHSVQEDKKVPEKVAKVFKGRICGIDWGISEEEQASVSGGFLVIGQDGVKVQLFKDRQTVELKPETNVIDGNEMLAQASREIAEGRAKFTEGKLDQTPVTKINNLSASELRSMLREGYKSGQIKWDSQYKEWKKLQTEKDKISAAGVLVLRKINGEWCLLLAQRNPEGAKDKHGFFVTPVGAVDHPIDFDIEIPEQIQELTNLGIISKDDLDPDGKRESIPGAAVRELREETKIKITIADLSGRVSHFRGDHEGILLNYMVYIDDSEDPMVAKTKELTNPQWVPLSVIMRQPAEHVGKEVEKYLQGIVPGCSLMHGMKTAGMKYFQSLIREVMIIAEAKPPEEVSTPSGKLADGEGFTKIYTKKDARTLLKRYGINDDMDKDKILGVTIPRWMKSHNLFLDSVPYVADHELKEFNEIVDVYTKYRSLKKIEEFILSYARGVGEEAGTQRWVTSLKRSARQNGVSQKKYLTGVAGPHKVKGSDSPLIWAAKGRYYRDAKKTREGKLFGKMSVDTMVLKDMPIWPVDSEGNILHHLLEWIKLKNKTPTQGYYNAPKKSLAELFPSTLAATGQLLFDFGDDINGQIGKRAYVKDVSNERAVVIDHKGDERDIDLTAHAAIDMKVFKIKISENIDNDVPYKDMLNEIIEMYETSPPKIVTYSELVDDLFGFAGPEKSVIALYKTLASNPLVQFHEILEYLILSKKMKISYSNNALLIEIGDKSHAIQLTEEANAIALKDPLDYHYLIRALAREMSGENDKALTHTIKNIQIIHQIMRDLEKSEEQILKDLRNILTENQENRFIDEEIAHAVSKIIDIEYLGTLAYFECANLYYIIASRDAQNINDDMVSGLVLILRKDLGGEVYESVARVLGTIWSTRSDLVGIDVMNAILERLLANNVESSKTTSILFALLNEIVSTHPEYIQPQMIDSIKAILESEDYLPDIYREAIRFMIVVAQEEPSLIDISTVKYVEKLFESQALYEDGYVVGAVFLRKVYKLKLPRISMAAKKTIKAFLRTKNLPKNIYSSVKKTFEEGSELYKEEKALSRKMLSGRDKINTVKIKLKQKIAALKDAPTVDLHSLDSLNGFMSCISLYEAEKYTESIRAYETVLRSMKTEGVKERLKQKLLSLLEAFRKTSAGNTICETLIENTSLKNIVGGEVDTGKIYNVVNVILYEGYDKENNHIRILLEDTIKNIRLYVNGEEAGYATVLVKSIEDNGEYIYYPTLQMIKIFPKHQGKGYAKLMMRSALLVADHYGFKELFTTGSFREALPVWENVLKHFEYKGAIKKESEISILALKRADTQGLHDIGKKYEQGSVYSVDSIPAVKFILRMNDVNLISDYLTSAILAVSKQDNVQKKQLALKKIRALKIALLKIYLNKNTDIDAIESSRKIKEIINRVLISDNDKLINALLLNRLALKIPANGVNGVMEMIDIIIADPHSVLSMMYSGLVNLDEDSLRYLGIKSAAISALKTQKQDYDDERNKEYGVPRSALEADTLNKMLVACTRGIEWNEKIGIVFDASGINLESFDSQMNVIRKVAKRGVEIVVGVADGNLYKTEILYTLGNMNGITIIGGAREELSDRVKEYVDEKIETGQWKRITLLVSDEYLSDYTEWVALKDLALLLVTDRDGTLRITDIAIIKKIGLHEIAQQLKNGDVELLNVIDLGPPSINDADRAYRMLKHQA; encoded by the coding sequence ATGAGATTGTTTTGTTTCGTTCGCAATAATGGGTTTGTCAAAGTTATCGCGCTTGCGGTAACGATGGTGTTTCTGTGTCAGAATATCGCCTGGGCAAGCCCAGACTACAGACTACAGACCACAGACCATAGACCACAGATTGAAAGAGAAAAACTCGCTACAAAATCTCTTCTAAAATACCTTGAAAAATACACTAATGGCGGACAAGAACTTGTTATCAAATCTACGGCCCTCGATGAATTTTTAAAGGACGAAAAAACACGAGAAAGCATTTTTAAAGAAAAGAAATTTCCAGCACTTCCACCTGAGTTAGAGGAGTTTCTAGGTGATTTCTTTAAGGTTGACGGTCATCTGCGGTTTGATGATGAAAAAGGGATAGCCTCCCTTCCTGTTATTTTAGGCGACAAAGCAATGTATCTTACATTTTTCAAAGACCCTCAAAATGCCAGACCAATCCCGGAAATACAACTGAAAGCAAAAGACATCCCAATTGTACAGGAAAGAGCCTACCGGCTTGAATTAATGGACAGGGTTACAACCCTTTCCAAAATTGCTTATGCACAGATTGACCTGGATCAAGTTGAGGTAGGGGCATTTGATGTTTTGGTTGATGACTATAGGTTATTTGCTGCAAGAGAACATGGCGAAGCTGGGGTAGAAGAGCCTTTGTATTTAATGATCGAAGACGGCATTGAAAGGCTGGAGAAAAAGGATCCTGCCGTGGCAAAGGTCATGAGGGAAAGGATAGAACTGACCGATCCCCGCGATGAAGATGCTTTGCGGTATCTGAGCGAGGACATCCAGTGGTTCCTGGCGCATGAAAGGTCTTATTACAGGTCCAGTGAGGAGCCAAGGGTTTCATTTGTTATTTTGCATTATGGACGGAAACCTGATGATACACTGCGGCTTTTAAAAAATCTCAGCCTTCAGACCTATAAGAATTTCGATGTTATTATTGTTGACAACAATTCTCCGGATAATTTTTCCGGCCATTATACGGAAGCAGACCTTGCAAAGAAACTTGGTAGGCCTGCGGATCATGTCAAATTGATTTCAAATAAAGTAAATCTTGGTTATACGGGCGGGAACAACCAGGCCTCGCGGGAGGCCCTGAAACGAGAAAGTGATTATATTTTTTACATAAACAATGATGCTATGATCGAGAAAGATTGTCTTGAGAAGATGCTGGATATTGTTAAAGACAGGGATGAAATAGGCGCAGTTCAGCCGAGCCTGTACGTGTACAAAGACGACAAGGATGTTGAAACTCTTGCTGAAACGGGAGTATTGACGGGAACCAGCAGAGAAACAGCCCGGATAAAAGCGGAAAATTATGCAAACAGTCTTTTGGTTAGAGACGGGAGAGGTCTTGTTTCAGGGACAAGTAACCTCTATTATAAAGAACCCACAATGCTGGGAACAGCGCAATTGGTTCGTTCGGATATGATCCGGTTAAGCGGCGGATTCGACACGCGCTTTCATACTTTTGCCGATGAAGGGGATATAGGATATTCCTATTGGAAGACGGGTTTGAAAAAGGCGTTGATATCGGATATTTATCTCGCCCATCCGCAATTTGAAAGCGCAGTCAATTTTCGCTCGCAGTATCTGATCTGGAAAAATTACCTGCTCTTGTCGCAAAAATATTATCACCGGGGTCCAATCGGGAGAGAAATCGCTACACCTGAAACAACTCTCAAAAACTTTTTTAATCCTGACACGGAACGCGTTCGAAGCTATTTGAAAAACTTGATTGGCCACGATGACTTTATGTTTATAGGGGTTTTTAAAGGGATAAGTGACGGACTGTTGGACAGCTTTGCCCCTACAAGAGAAAATGAAATCCTTAACGAAAATGAAAGGATACGCGAATATGCCGTAGAATTTTCCAAAATCAGTGATCCTTTAATCGTGCTGAAGCGGCTGTTTGCGGAAAGTGATCCCTATCAGAACCGTCTTATGATCTTTGCCCTCCATCAATACAGGGATATGATGAAATTCGATTCAACTCTGGATGAATGGCTAAAAATACAACTACAGGCAATATTATATTTCTATATCGATCAATGGAAAGAGTGGGTGATGTCAGTTGAACAAAAGCCCGCAGATATTGCAAAGATCAGGGCGAATTTTGCGCACGACATCATGCATGTCATGGATGAATATCCAAAGATGATAGAACAGTTGGAGGCTGGTGATGTAAAGAAAATCACCGGACTTATCGGAGCTAAAGCTTATGAAATGGAAGAAGCAATTAATATGCTCAAAAATCCGATTTCGGATGATAACGGCAAGCCGGTTTTATTTGTCATGTATGAAGGAAAAGACAGGATGGTTTTGTCTCCGGTAACTAAAGCGGAGAGGAGGAAAGGTAGAGGACCGGGAAGACCTAAAGAACCGTTGAAAGGAACAGTCAAAAAGCCGAAAAAAACGCCAGCCAAAGTTGAGAAAGAAGCAAAACTTACTGAAGAAAAAACAAAACTTGATAAGGCGAAAACAGCGGAGGAAGTAGATAGTAAAACGCAAGTGATGCGAAGTGATTTTCCCATTGTAATTGATGTGTATGATCCTAAAGAGGTTGAAGTGTTAGTGAAGTTTCATGATAAGGGAGTGGGAAGGTTTGTATGGGATCGGAGAAATGTACCCACGCTTGACGGGGTCGAAGTCAATTTCCAAGATATAGCTGAAAGTATAGAGGTAATGGTCAGGCCTATTGAAAAAGATCAAAGACATGAAAATGTATGCACTTATTCTTACGGTAATTTTTTAAATAATGACTGGTTTGTTATTTACGATGGCAGCACCCGCAGGCTTTTACATCGGCTCGGAGAACCGGTTTATGAGCGTAAATACACAATGGTCGTTGTATGGAATGACGGACGTAAAACAGGTGAAGAGGTGAGGTTTCAGCCGGGTAAAAATAAAGGTGAAGTCAAAGTTTATTTGATAGGGGAAATAGGTGATCAGTCATCAAAGATTAAATCCGCGTTTTTTGGTCAAAGACTTGTTCATAAGGGTAATCCCGTAGGTTTAGAGGAAAATAATCTGTATAACCAATTTGATGATCTGTATCATCTGTTTTTTCTTCCTCAATTTGTAGAAGTGGTCGAAGGCCGGAATAAATACGGGGATGCAATTGGACACGATGAGCTTTTTGTTGATTTTCCCGGTGAAAGGAACCCTGTTGACAGGACTTTGTTGCGTGATGTTTTGGCAAACGACGGTTATATGGACCTTGATTTAACGGCATATTTGGCAAAGTATACGCTGCAAAAGATAAAGGATAATGCCCTGGCTACCCGCGGATATAAAGAGAAGGAAGGACCGGGTGAGCTGAATGTAGGAGAATATCGTATTGTCAATAACCGTCTTCAAGTACGGCTTATTAGGGGTAAAAATCCGCAGAATCTTATAGGTATTACGGAAAGCGGTAAGGTCGTTATGATGGACTTTACGGGGGACAAAAGCATAGGTGTGGGTTATACCATTGAGGAGCTGCAGTCCAAAGCGATAGAAGAAAGCAGACGTTTGGAAGACCCTCTCCAAGAGGTCTTTCTGCTCGCCAATAGCCGGGATGTGGTAAAGAGGATAAACGGTAAAGTTATTGAAAGAGAGAGTGCGGCCAATCCTCGTTCCAAACAGACTGCTTTGATTGTGGTCGCTGAGTTGGCTGAAGCAGGCGTTAAAACAGAAATTCCTATTCCTACTCCGGATAATTTCCTCGAACGCTTACAAATGTTTATTGAAAAGTATAATAAAGGAAATCTTCCAAGCATTACTGCCATAGGTGATATCCATGGTAATGACAAGAAGCTAGACAAGATTCTTAAATATCAAAAGATTTATAGTCAGGAACGAAGAGATGAACAGGTTGTTTTTATGGGAGATTATATAAATAGGGATCCTGATGGCTTAAAGGTAATGAGAAGAGTTAGGGGACTTGTGGAGGCGGATAAAGCGGTAGCATTAATGGGCAACCATGAACCCATGTTTATTACCGCAATTTTAGGTAAAGATGTTAAGAGTGCTATTCCTGGAGTGAGTTTTTCTGTATTTGAACAGTGGATTTTTACAGGTGGAGGAAAGGTAATTGAAGAATTAGGTGGAGATATAGGGGAGATAGGGAAAAATTTACATAATCTCGTATTAGATTACTGGAAAGCTTGCGATTTAGAAGGTAAAGAAAAAGTATCAAAGTTAAAATCGCAGTTGATGAAAAAGATAAAAAAGAACAGAGACGATATCAGGGACAATAAGCGATTGCAGGAAGAAGCAATGTGGATGTTGAAAAATCTTAAGCTCTATCATATCGATGAAAACCTCACATTTTATATACATGCATCCGTTGGTCCTATAGATCAAGATGGTAATTTACTGTTTACCTACAATGGCAAGGAAGGGTTTGAAGCATTAAGTGAGTATCAGAAAAAACTCGAAAAAATTCAAGAAGCTCTAAAGGATAAAGAGGATTTAAGAGATCATTCTGATATTGTTGAGTTTATTTCCAGCCCACAGTTTATATCAAATGACTTAGTCAGCCAACATTGGTGGTTTGAGAAATTATTCATGCCCGGGAAGATTGAACCGGGGGAAACTAGAAAGGTGTTTTCGAAGGAGGAAGTTAAACCGGAATGGGTTAATGATAAGGCGGTTGATAATCTCCTGCGGCAATTAGGGGCCTTAAGAATAGTATATGGGCATTCCGTACAGGAGGATAAGAAAGTCCCGGAAAAAGTGGCAAAGGTTTTTAAAGGCAGGATTTGTGGGATTGATTGGGGCATATCTGAAGAGGAGCAAGCGTCTGTATCTGGGGGATTTCTTGTGATTGGACAAGATGGTGTTAAGGTGCAGTTGTTCAAGGACAGACAAACTGTGGAGCTTAAACCCGAAACAAATGTAATTGATGGTAATGAAATGCTTGCCCAAGCCAGCCGTGAAATTGCGGAGGGCAGGGCGAAATTTACTGAAGGCAAACTTGATCAAACACCTGTTACCAAAATAAATAATCTTAGTGCATCTGAGTTACGTTCAATGTTACGTGAGGGATACAAATCGGGACAAATCAAGTGGGATTCTCAATATAAAGAATGGAAAAAATTACAGACAGAAAAAGATAAAATTTCTGCAGCAGGTGTTTTAGTACTAAGAAAAATTAATGGGGAGTGGTGTTTATTATTAGCGCAGAGAAATCCTGAAGGAGCGAAAGATAAACACGGCTTTTTTGTAACACCAGTAGGTGCAGTTGATCATCCTATAGATTTTGATATAGAGATACCTGAACAAATTCAGGAATTAACTAATTTAGGCATAATATCGAAAGATGATTTGGATCCTGATGGAAAGAGAGAATCAATACCAGGAGCTGCTGTGCGTGAATTAAGAGAAGAAACGAAAATAAAAATAACTATTGCTGATTTGAGTGGAAGAGTAAGTCATTTCAGAGGTGATCATGAAGGTATTTTGCTTAATTACATGGTGTATATAGATGATTCAGAAGATCCAATGGTTGCCAAAACAAAAGAATTGACTAATCCCCAATGGGTTCCTTTAAGCGTAATAATGAGGCAACCAGCTGAACATGTTGGCAAGGAGGTCGAAAAGTATTTGCAAGGAATTGTGCCCGGTTGCAGTTTAATGCATGGAATGAAAACTGCTGGAATGAAATATTTTCAAAGCCTTATCCGTGAAGTTATGATCATAGCAGAAGCCAAACCACCCGAAGAAGTTTCCACCCCGTCTGGTAAACTTGCTGATGGTGAGGGATTCACAAAAATATATACAAAAAAGGACGCGAGAACTCTCCTCAAACGCTACGGGATAAATGATGATATGGACAAAGATAAGATATTGGGGGTAACAATACCTAGGTGGATGAAATCACATAATTTGTTTTTAGATTCGGTTCCGTATGTTGCTGACCATGAACTAAAAGAATTTAATGAGATTGTGGATGTTTATACGAAATACCGTTCTTTAAAAAAAATAGAAGAATTTATACTTTCATATGCCAGAGGTGTCGGGGAAGAAGCGGGAACACAAAGATGGGTTACGTCTCTTAAGCGTTCAGCACGTCAAAACGGAGTTAGTCAGAAAAAATATCTTACGGGAGTAGCGGGACCGCATAAGGTTAAGGGATCGGACTCTCCTTTGATTTGGGCTGCAAAGGGTAGATATTATAGGGATGCAAAAAAGACTAGAGAAGGGAAGTTGTTTGGTAAAATGTCCGTAGATACTATGGTGCTTAAAGACATGCCGATATGGCCTGTTGATAGCGAGGGGAATATTCTTCACCATTTGCTGGAGTGGATCAAATTGAAAAATAAGACCCCGACTCAAGGGTATTATAATGCTCCCAAGAAATCGCTTGCGGAATTATTTCCGAGTACTCTTGCCGCAACCGGGCAGTTACTATTTGATTTTGGTGATGACATAAACGGGCAAATCGGCAAACGCGCCTATGTAAAAGATGTCTCTAACGAGCGAGCAGTTGTAATTGATCACAAAGGAGATGAGAGAGATATTGATCTAACAGCGCATGCAGCCATAGATATGAAGGTGTTTAAGATAAAGATATCGGAGAATATCGATAATGATGTCCCGTATAAAGATATGCTTAATGAGATTATAGAGATGTATGAAACATCTCCCCCAAAAATTGTGACCTATTCTGAACTTGTTGATGATCTCTTCGGTTTTGCTGGTCCTGAAAAATCTGTTATCGCTCTCTACAAAACACTTGCGTCTAATCCTCTCGTACAATTTCATGAAATACTCGAATACCTAATACTATCTAAAAAAATGAAAATATCCTATAGCAATAATGCTCTCTTAATTGAAATAGGTGATAAAAGCCATGCTATTCAATTAACAGAAGAGGCCAATGCCATAGCTCTCAAGGATCCACTTGATTATCATTATCTCATACGCGCGCTTGCAAGAGAGATGTCCGGGGAAAATGATAAGGCGTTAACTCATACTATAAAAAATATACAGATAATTCACCAAATTATGCGAGATCTGGAGAAATCGGAAGAACAAATTCTCAAGGACTTACGAAATATACTAACGGAGAATCAAGAAAACAGGTTCATAGACGAAGAAATCGCTCATGCTGTTAGCAAGATTATCGACATTGAATATTTGGGGACTTTGGCTTACTTTGAATGCGCAAATCTGTACTATATTATCGCTTCACGTGACGCTCAGAATATTAACGATGATATGGTTAGCGGTCTTGTCCTGATCCTACGTAAAGATCTTGGCGGTGAAGTATATGAAAGTGTTGCACGCGTACTTGGGACTATTTGGAGCACGCGATCTGATCTAGTTGGCATTGATGTTATGAATGCTATTTTGGAAAGACTTCTGGCTAACAATGTAGAAAGTAGTAAAACGACAAGTATATTGTTTGCGCTCCTGAATGAGATAGTATCAACTCATCCAGAATATATTCAGCCGCAAATGATAGATAGTATAAAAGCAATATTGGAAAGTGAAGATTACTTGCCTGATATATATAGAGAGGCAATACGATTTATGATAGTTGTAGCTCAAGAAGAGCCGTCTCTCATAGACATAAGTACTGTTAAATATGTAGAAAAACTTTTTGAATCGCAAGCACTCTATGAGGATGGATATGTTGTTGGGGCAGTTTTCTTAAGGAAAGTATATAAACTAAAATTGCCAAGAATATCCATGGCCGCAAAGAAAACAATCAAAGCTTTTCTTAGGACCAAGAACCTTCCTAAAAATATATATAGCAGTGTTAAAAAAACATTTGAAGAAGGATCTGAGCTCTACAAAGAGGAAAAAGCACTTTCTCGAAAAATGCTTTCCGGTAGAGATAAGATCAATACTGTGAAAATAAAATTAAAACAGAAAATAGCGGCATTAAAAGATGCTCCTACCGTAGATCTACACTCATTGGACTCTTTAAATGGATTTATGAGCTGTATAAGTCTCTATGAGGCGGAAAAATACACTGAATCAATAAGAGCATATGAAACGGTTTTAAGAAGCATGAAAACTGAAGGAGTTAAAGAGAGACTAAAGCAGAAATTGCTCTCATTGCTTGAAGCATTCAGGAAGACATCGGCCGGGAACACTATTTGTGAGACGCTTATCGAAAACACATCCTTAAAGAATATTGTTGGCGGGGAGGTTGACACCGGCAAGATATATAATGTGGTTAATGTCATTTTGTATGAAGGGTATGATAAGGAGAATAATCATATAAGGATATTATTAGAAGATACAATAAAAAACATAAGACTGTATGTTAATGGAGAAGAAGCCGGATATGCAACAGTTCTGGTTAAATCAATAGAGGATAATGGAGAGTATATCTATTATCCTACACTGCAAATGATTAAAATATTCCCGAAACATCAAGGAAAAGGATATGCAAAACTTATGATGAGGTCAGCCCTTCTTGTTGCTGATCATTACGGCTTTAAAGAGTTGTTCACAACGGGGTCATTTAGAGAGGCCTTGCCTGTTTGGGAGAATGTGTTAAAACACTTTGAATATAAAGGGGCAATAAAGAAAGAATCCGAAATAAGCATACTGGCGTTAAAAAGGGCTGATACGCAAGGCCTGCATGATATTGGAAAGAAATACGAACAGGGATCGGTCTATAGTGTTGATAGCATACCGGCGGTGAAATTTATTCTGCGTATGAATGACGTCAATCTTATCAGTGATTATCTGACTAGTGCTATTCTAGCAGTGTCCAAACAAGATAATGTGCAGAAGAAACAGTTAGCGTTGAAAAAAATACGCGCTCTAAAAATCGCGCTGTTAAAGATATACCTCAATAAAAACACTGATATAGATGCAATAGAGTCATCACGGAAAATTAAGGAAATCATAAACAGGGTATTGATCAGCGACAACGATAAGCTTATTAATGCACTTCTCCTTAATAGGTTGGCGCTCAAGATACCGGCAAATGGCGTAAATGGTGTTATGGAAATGATAGATATAATAATCGCTGATCCTCATTCAGTTCTTTCAATGATGTATTCTGGACTTGTCAACTTAGATGAAGATAGCCTTCGCTATTTGGGAATAAAAAGTGCTGCTATTAGTGCCTTGAAAACACAAAAACAAGATTACGATGATGAAAGGAATAAGGAATACGGCGTTCCTCGATCAGCGCTTGAGGCAGATACGTTAAATAAAATGTTGGTAGCGTGCACCAGAGGGATAGAGTGGAATGAAAAGATCGGGATCGTTTTTGATGCGTCAGGTATAAATCTGGAATCATTTGATTCTCAAATGAATGTAATTCGTAAAGTTGCCAAAAGAGGTGTTGAGATCGTTGTTGGTGTAGCAGATGGGAATTTATATAAAACCGAGATTTTGTATACATTAGGAAATATGAACGGGATAACGATTATAGGCGGGGCAAGAGAAGAATTATCAGATCGTGTAAAAGAGTATGTTGATGAGAAGATAGAAACCGGCCAGTGGAAGCGTATAACCTTGCTCGTATCCGATGAATACTTATCAGACTATACGGAGTGGGTTGCGTTAAAAGATTTAGCATTACTACTTGTTACAGATAGAGATGGTACGCTCAGAATTACTGATATAGCAATAATTAAAAAGATTGGATTACATGAGATAGCTCAGCAATTGAAAAACGGCGATGTTGAACTTTTAAATGTGATTGATCTTGGACCGCCATCCATAAATGATGCTGATAGAGCGTATCGAATGCTTAAACATCAGGCATAA